In the genome of Anomalospiza imberbis isolate Cuckoo-Finch-1a 21T00152 chromosome 11, ASM3175350v1, whole genome shotgun sequence, one region contains:
- the PXK gene encoding PX domain-containing protein kinase-like protein isoform X3 — MAFMEKPPAGKVLLDDTVPLTAQIEASQSLHSHTEYIIRVQRGVSAENSWQIVRRYSDFDLLNNSLQISTLSLPLPPKKLIGNMEREFIAERQKGLQAYLDVITTHHILSNCELVKKFLDPNSYSVNYTEIALQHVSMFFRSEPKWEVVEPLKDIGWRIRKKYFLMKIKNQPKERLVLSWADLGPDKYLSDRDLQYAVKLLSSCSHPYIYKITFATANESSALVIRPFSEKGTLKDLIYKAKPKDPFLKKYCNPKKIQGLELQQIKTYGRQILEVLKFLHEKGFPYGHLHSANVMLDGDTCKLLDLENSLLGLPSFYRSYFSQFRKINTLEGVDVHCFGHLLYEMTYGRPPDTIPVESFPPAPSVFVVSVLESILTCEALKNGMPTVSRLLQMPLFSDVLLTNSEKPQFKIPTKLKEALKISKECIEKRLTEEQKLIHQHRRLTRAQSHHGSEEEKKKRKILARKKSKRSANESGEEHSAKYSNSNNSAGSGASSPLTSPSSPTPPSTAGIKFTASDLLPIPFNTLF, encoded by the exons GAATACATAATCCGTGTCCAGAGAGGAGTTTCAGCAGAAAACAGTTGGCAG attGTAAGGCGATATAGTGACTTTGACTTATTGAATAACAGCCTGCAG ATCTCAACTCTAAGCCTACCTCTTCCTCCAAAAAAGTTGATTGGAAATATGGAGCGTGAATTCATCGCTGAAAGACAGAAGGGACTCCAGGCCTACCTGGATGTGATTACTACCCATCACATACTGTCTAACTGTGAACTGGTAAAGAAATTCTTGGACCCAAACAGCTATTCTGTAAATTACACTG aaattGCCTTACAGCATGTTTCAATGTTCTTCCGATCAGAGCCAAAGTGGGAAGTAGTTGAACCATTAAAAGATATAG gtTGGCGAATACGTAAGAAGTATTTCTTAATGAAAATTAAGAATCAACCAAAGGAACGGCTAGTGTTAAGCTGG GCTGATCTTGGCCCTGATAAATACTTGTCTGACAGAGACTTACAGTATGCTGTGAAACTTCTTTCTTCCTGTTCT CATCCCTATATTTACAAAATCACTTTTGCCACTGCCAACGAATCTTCAGCGCTGGTTATTAGACCATTCAGTGAAAAAGGGACACTAAAGGACCTTATTTATAAG GCAAAGCCAAAAGACCCATTCCTGAAGAAGTATTGCAATCCTAAAAAAATTCAAGGCCTTGAACTTCAGCAAATAAAAACATATGGAAGGCAAATATtagag gTGTTAAAATTCCTTCATGAGAAAGGATTTCCTTATGGCCATCTTCACTCTGCCAATGTGATGCTGGATGGGGATACCTGCAAGTTACTGGATCTAGAAAATTCCTTGTTGGGACTTCCATCATTTTATCGATCGTACTTCTCACAGTTTCGGAAAATTAAT ACTTTAGAGGGTGTTGATGTTCATTGCTTTGGACACCTACTGTATGAAATGACCTATGGAAGACCTCCAGACACGATTCCAGTGGAGAGCTTTCCCCCTGCTCCATCAGTGTTTGTTG TGTCGGTGTTGGAGTCCATTCTGACTTGTGAAGCTCTGAAGAATGGGATGCCAACTGTCTCACGGCTCTTACAGATGCC ATTATTCAGTGATGTCCTGCTAACAAACTCCGAGAAACCACAGTTTAAG ATTCCTACTAAGCTAAAAGAGGCATTGAAAATCTCCAAGGAGTGCATAGAAAAGCGATTAACAGAAGAACAGAAATTG ATTCACCAGCACAGAAGGCTGACAAGAGCTCAATCTCATCATGgctctgaagaagaaaaaaagaaaaggaagatctTGGCACGAAAA AAGTCAAAGCGCTCTGCCAATGAAAGTGGGGAAGAACACTCAGCCAAATACAGCAACTCAAATAACTCAG CAGGCTCTGGGGCGAGTTCCCCTTTAACATCTCCATCATCCCCCACTCCGCCCTCCACAGCAG GCATCAAGTTTACAGCATCTGATTTACTTCCTATTCCTTTTAACACACTCTTTTAA
- the PXK gene encoding PX domain-containing protein kinase-like protein isoform X6 yields the protein MAFMEKPPAGKVLLDDTVPLTAQIEASQSLHSHTEYIIRVQRGVSAENSWQIVRRYSDFDLLNNSLQISTLSLPLPPKKLIGNMEREFIAERQKGLQAYLDVITTHHILSNCELVKKFLDPNSYSVNYTEIALQHVSMFFRSEPKWEVVEPLKDIGWRIRKKYFLMKIKNQPKERLVLSWADLGPDKYLSDRDLQYAVKLLSSCSHPYIYKITFATANESSALVIRPFSEKGTLKDLIYKAKPKDPFLKKYCNPKKIQGLELQQIKTYGRQILEVLKFLHEKGFPYGHLHSANVMLDGDTCKLLDLENSLLGLPSFYRSYFSQFRKINTLEGVDVHCFGHLLYEMTYGRPPDTIPVESFPPAPSVFVVSVLESILTCEALKNGMPTVSRLLQMPLFSDVLLTNSEKPQFKIPTKLKEALKISKECIEKRLTEEQKLIHQHRRLTRAQSHHGSEEEKKKRKILARKKSKRSANESGEEHSAKYSNSNNSGSGASSPLTSPSSPTPPSTAEHASF from the exons GAATACATAATCCGTGTCCAGAGAGGAGTTTCAGCAGAAAACAGTTGGCAG attGTAAGGCGATATAGTGACTTTGACTTATTGAATAACAGCCTGCAG ATCTCAACTCTAAGCCTACCTCTTCCTCCAAAAAAGTTGATTGGAAATATGGAGCGTGAATTCATCGCTGAAAGACAGAAGGGACTCCAGGCCTACCTGGATGTGATTACTACCCATCACATACTGTCTAACTGTGAACTGGTAAAGAAATTCTTGGACCCAAACAGCTATTCTGTAAATTACACTG aaattGCCTTACAGCATGTTTCAATGTTCTTCCGATCAGAGCCAAAGTGGGAAGTAGTTGAACCATTAAAAGATATAG gtTGGCGAATACGTAAGAAGTATTTCTTAATGAAAATTAAGAATCAACCAAAGGAACGGCTAGTGTTAAGCTGG GCTGATCTTGGCCCTGATAAATACTTGTCTGACAGAGACTTACAGTATGCTGTGAAACTTCTTTCTTCCTGTTCT CATCCCTATATTTACAAAATCACTTTTGCCACTGCCAACGAATCTTCAGCGCTGGTTATTAGACCATTCAGTGAAAAAGGGACACTAAAGGACCTTATTTATAAG GCAAAGCCAAAAGACCCATTCCTGAAGAAGTATTGCAATCCTAAAAAAATTCAAGGCCTTGAACTTCAGCAAATAAAAACATATGGAAGGCAAATATtagag gTGTTAAAATTCCTTCATGAGAAAGGATTTCCTTATGGCCATCTTCACTCTGCCAATGTGATGCTGGATGGGGATACCTGCAAGTTACTGGATCTAGAAAATTCCTTGTTGGGACTTCCATCATTTTATCGATCGTACTTCTCACAGTTTCGGAAAATTAAT ACTTTAGAGGGTGTTGATGTTCATTGCTTTGGACACCTACTGTATGAAATGACCTATGGAAGACCTCCAGACACGATTCCAGTGGAGAGCTTTCCCCCTGCTCCATCAGTGTTTGTTG TGTCGGTGTTGGAGTCCATTCTGACTTGTGAAGCTCTGAAGAATGGGATGCCAACTGTCTCACGGCTCTTACAGATGCC ATTATTCAGTGATGTCCTGCTAACAAACTCCGAGAAACCACAGTTTAAG ATTCCTACTAAGCTAAAAGAGGCATTGAAAATCTCCAAGGAGTGCATAGAAAAGCGATTAACAGAAGAACAGAAATTG ATTCACCAGCACAGAAGGCTGACAAGAGCTCAATCTCATCATGgctctgaagaagaaaaaaagaaaaggaagatctTGGCACGAAAA AAGTCAAAGCGCTCTGCCAATGAAAGTGGGGAAGAACACTCAGCCAAATACAGCAACTCAAATAACTCAG GCTCTGGGGCGAGTTCCCCTTTAACATCTCCATCATCCCCCACTCCGCCCTCCACAGCAG AGCATGCATCATTTTGA
- the PXK gene encoding PX domain-containing protein kinase-like protein isoform X2 — MAFMEKPPAGKVLLDDTVPLTAQIEASQSLHSHTEYIIRVQRGVSAENSWQIVRRYSDFDLLNNSLQISTLSLPLPPKKLIGNMEREFIAERQKGLQAYLDVITTHHILSNCELVKKFLDPNSYSVNYTEIALQHVSMFFRSEPKWEVVEPLKDIGWRIRKKYFLMKIKNQPKERLVLSWADLGPDKYLSDRDLQYAVKLLSSCSHPYIYKITFATANESSALVIRPFSEKGTLKDLIYKAKPKDPFLKKYCNPKKIQGLELQQIKTYGRQILEVLKFLHEKGFPYGHLHSANVMLDGDTCKLLDLENSLLGLPSFYRSYFSQFRKINTLEGVDVHCFGHLLYEMTYGRPPDTIPVESFPPAPSVFVVSVLESILTCEALKNGMPTVSRLLQMPLFSDVLLTNSEKPQFKIPTKLKEALKISKECIEKRLTEEQKLIHQHRRLTRAQSHHGSEEEKKKRKILARKKSKRSANESGEEHSAKYSNSNNSGSGASSPLTSPSSPTPPSTAGASSIPPAPPPPPPPPAAPPPSTEVPVARPDISASRGALLSSIQNFQKGTLKKTQTCDYSAPRIS, encoded by the exons GAATACATAATCCGTGTCCAGAGAGGAGTTTCAGCAGAAAACAGTTGGCAG attGTAAGGCGATATAGTGACTTTGACTTATTGAATAACAGCCTGCAG ATCTCAACTCTAAGCCTACCTCTTCCTCCAAAAAAGTTGATTGGAAATATGGAGCGTGAATTCATCGCTGAAAGACAGAAGGGACTCCAGGCCTACCTGGATGTGATTACTACCCATCACATACTGTCTAACTGTGAACTGGTAAAGAAATTCTTGGACCCAAACAGCTATTCTGTAAATTACACTG aaattGCCTTACAGCATGTTTCAATGTTCTTCCGATCAGAGCCAAAGTGGGAAGTAGTTGAACCATTAAAAGATATAG gtTGGCGAATACGTAAGAAGTATTTCTTAATGAAAATTAAGAATCAACCAAAGGAACGGCTAGTGTTAAGCTGG GCTGATCTTGGCCCTGATAAATACTTGTCTGACAGAGACTTACAGTATGCTGTGAAACTTCTTTCTTCCTGTTCT CATCCCTATATTTACAAAATCACTTTTGCCACTGCCAACGAATCTTCAGCGCTGGTTATTAGACCATTCAGTGAAAAAGGGACACTAAAGGACCTTATTTATAAG GCAAAGCCAAAAGACCCATTCCTGAAGAAGTATTGCAATCCTAAAAAAATTCAAGGCCTTGAACTTCAGCAAATAAAAACATATGGAAGGCAAATATtagag gTGTTAAAATTCCTTCATGAGAAAGGATTTCCTTATGGCCATCTTCACTCTGCCAATGTGATGCTGGATGGGGATACCTGCAAGTTACTGGATCTAGAAAATTCCTTGTTGGGACTTCCATCATTTTATCGATCGTACTTCTCACAGTTTCGGAAAATTAAT ACTTTAGAGGGTGTTGATGTTCATTGCTTTGGACACCTACTGTATGAAATGACCTATGGAAGACCTCCAGACACGATTCCAGTGGAGAGCTTTCCCCCTGCTCCATCAGTGTTTGTTG TGTCGGTGTTGGAGTCCATTCTGACTTGTGAAGCTCTGAAGAATGGGATGCCAACTGTCTCACGGCTCTTACAGATGCC ATTATTCAGTGATGTCCTGCTAACAAACTCCGAGAAACCACAGTTTAAG ATTCCTACTAAGCTAAAAGAGGCATTGAAAATCTCCAAGGAGTGCATAGAAAAGCGATTAACAGAAGAACAGAAATTG ATTCACCAGCACAGAAGGCTGACAAGAGCTCAATCTCATCATGgctctgaagaagaaaaaaagaaaaggaagatctTGGCACGAAAA AAGTCAAAGCGCTCTGCCAATGAAAGTGGGGAAGAACACTCAGCCAAATACAGCAACTCAAATAACTCAG GCTCTGGGGCGAGTTCCCCTTTAACATCTCCATCATCCCCCACTCCGCCCTCCACAGCAG GAGCATCGTCCATCCCCCCAGCaccacccccgccgcccccgccaccagcagctcctcccccAAGCACAGAGGTGCCCGTGGCGCGGCCCGACATCAGCGCAAGCcggggagccttgctcagctCCATTCAAAACTTTCAGAAAGGAACTCTGAAGAAAACACAGACGTGCGACTACAGCGCTCCCAGGATCAGCTGA
- the PXK gene encoding PX domain-containing protein kinase-like protein isoform X1, which yields MAFMEKPPAGKVLLDDTVPLTAQIEASQSLHSHTEYIIRVQRGVSAENSWQIVRRYSDFDLLNNSLQISTLSLPLPPKKLIGNMEREFIAERQKGLQAYLDVITTHHILSNCELVKKFLDPNSYSVNYTEIALQHVSMFFRSEPKWEVVEPLKDIGWRIRKKYFLMKIKNQPKERLVLSWADLGPDKYLSDRDLQYAVKLLSSCSHPYIYKITFATANESSALVIRPFSEKGTLKDLIYKAKPKDPFLKKYCNPKKIQGLELQQIKTYGRQILEVLKFLHEKGFPYGHLHSANVMLDGDTCKLLDLENSLLGLPSFYRSYFSQFRKINTLEGVDVHCFGHLLYEMTYGRPPDTIPVESFPPAPSVFVVSVLESILTCEALKNGMPTVSRLLQMPLFSDVLLTNSEKPQFKIPTKLKEALKISKECIEKRLTEEQKLIHQHRRLTRAQSHHGSEEEKKKRKILARKKSKRSANESGEEHSAKYSNSNNSAGSGASSPLTSPSSPTPPSTAGASSIPPAPPPPPPPPAAPPPSTEVPVARPDISASRGALLSSIQNFQKGTLKKTQTCDYSAPRIS from the exons GAATACATAATCCGTGTCCAGAGAGGAGTTTCAGCAGAAAACAGTTGGCAG attGTAAGGCGATATAGTGACTTTGACTTATTGAATAACAGCCTGCAG ATCTCAACTCTAAGCCTACCTCTTCCTCCAAAAAAGTTGATTGGAAATATGGAGCGTGAATTCATCGCTGAAAGACAGAAGGGACTCCAGGCCTACCTGGATGTGATTACTACCCATCACATACTGTCTAACTGTGAACTGGTAAAGAAATTCTTGGACCCAAACAGCTATTCTGTAAATTACACTG aaattGCCTTACAGCATGTTTCAATGTTCTTCCGATCAGAGCCAAAGTGGGAAGTAGTTGAACCATTAAAAGATATAG gtTGGCGAATACGTAAGAAGTATTTCTTAATGAAAATTAAGAATCAACCAAAGGAACGGCTAGTGTTAAGCTGG GCTGATCTTGGCCCTGATAAATACTTGTCTGACAGAGACTTACAGTATGCTGTGAAACTTCTTTCTTCCTGTTCT CATCCCTATATTTACAAAATCACTTTTGCCACTGCCAACGAATCTTCAGCGCTGGTTATTAGACCATTCAGTGAAAAAGGGACACTAAAGGACCTTATTTATAAG GCAAAGCCAAAAGACCCATTCCTGAAGAAGTATTGCAATCCTAAAAAAATTCAAGGCCTTGAACTTCAGCAAATAAAAACATATGGAAGGCAAATATtagag gTGTTAAAATTCCTTCATGAGAAAGGATTTCCTTATGGCCATCTTCACTCTGCCAATGTGATGCTGGATGGGGATACCTGCAAGTTACTGGATCTAGAAAATTCCTTGTTGGGACTTCCATCATTTTATCGATCGTACTTCTCACAGTTTCGGAAAATTAAT ACTTTAGAGGGTGTTGATGTTCATTGCTTTGGACACCTACTGTATGAAATGACCTATGGAAGACCTCCAGACACGATTCCAGTGGAGAGCTTTCCCCCTGCTCCATCAGTGTTTGTTG TGTCGGTGTTGGAGTCCATTCTGACTTGTGAAGCTCTGAAGAATGGGATGCCAACTGTCTCACGGCTCTTACAGATGCC ATTATTCAGTGATGTCCTGCTAACAAACTCCGAGAAACCACAGTTTAAG ATTCCTACTAAGCTAAAAGAGGCATTGAAAATCTCCAAGGAGTGCATAGAAAAGCGATTAACAGAAGAACAGAAATTG ATTCACCAGCACAGAAGGCTGACAAGAGCTCAATCTCATCATGgctctgaagaagaaaaaaagaaaaggaagatctTGGCACGAAAA AAGTCAAAGCGCTCTGCCAATGAAAGTGGGGAAGAACACTCAGCCAAATACAGCAACTCAAATAACTCAG CAGGCTCTGGGGCGAGTTCCCCTTTAACATCTCCATCATCCCCCACTCCGCCCTCCACAGCAG GAGCATCGTCCATCCCCCCAGCaccacccccgccgcccccgccaccagcagctcctcccccAAGCACAGAGGTGCCCGTGGCGCGGCCCGACATCAGCGCAAGCcggggagccttgctcagctCCATTCAAAACTTTCAGAAAGGAACTCTGAAGAAAACACAGACGTGCGACTACAGCGCTCCCAGGATCAGCTGA
- the PXK gene encoding PX domain-containing protein kinase-like protein isoform X4: MAFMEKPPAGKVLLDDTVPLTAQIEASQSLHSHTEYIIRVQRGVSAENSWQIVRRYSDFDLLNNSLQISTLSLPLPPKKLIGNMEREFIAERQKGLQAYLDVITTHHILSNCELVKKFLDPNSYSVNYTEIALQHVSMFFRSEPKWEVVEPLKDIGWRIRKKYFLMKIKNQPKERLVLSWADLGPDKYLSDRDLQYAVKLLSSCSHPYIYKITFATANESSALVIRPFSEKGTLKDLIYKAKPKDPFLKKYCNPKKIQGLELQQIKTYGRQILEVLKFLHEKGFPYGHLHSANVMLDGDTCKLLDLENSLLGLPSFYRSYFSQFRKINTLEGVDVHCFGHLLYEMTYGRPPDTIPVESFPPAPSVFVVSVLESILTCEALKNGMPTVSRLLQMPLFSDVLLTNSEKPQFKIPTKLKEALKISKECIEKRLTEEQKLIHQHRRLTRAQSHHGSEEEKKKRKILARKKSKRSANESGEEHSAKYSNSNNSGSGASSPLTSPSSPTPPSTAGIKFTASDLLPIPFNTLF, from the exons GAATACATAATCCGTGTCCAGAGAGGAGTTTCAGCAGAAAACAGTTGGCAG attGTAAGGCGATATAGTGACTTTGACTTATTGAATAACAGCCTGCAG ATCTCAACTCTAAGCCTACCTCTTCCTCCAAAAAAGTTGATTGGAAATATGGAGCGTGAATTCATCGCTGAAAGACAGAAGGGACTCCAGGCCTACCTGGATGTGATTACTACCCATCACATACTGTCTAACTGTGAACTGGTAAAGAAATTCTTGGACCCAAACAGCTATTCTGTAAATTACACTG aaattGCCTTACAGCATGTTTCAATGTTCTTCCGATCAGAGCCAAAGTGGGAAGTAGTTGAACCATTAAAAGATATAG gtTGGCGAATACGTAAGAAGTATTTCTTAATGAAAATTAAGAATCAACCAAAGGAACGGCTAGTGTTAAGCTGG GCTGATCTTGGCCCTGATAAATACTTGTCTGACAGAGACTTACAGTATGCTGTGAAACTTCTTTCTTCCTGTTCT CATCCCTATATTTACAAAATCACTTTTGCCACTGCCAACGAATCTTCAGCGCTGGTTATTAGACCATTCAGTGAAAAAGGGACACTAAAGGACCTTATTTATAAG GCAAAGCCAAAAGACCCATTCCTGAAGAAGTATTGCAATCCTAAAAAAATTCAAGGCCTTGAACTTCAGCAAATAAAAACATATGGAAGGCAAATATtagag gTGTTAAAATTCCTTCATGAGAAAGGATTTCCTTATGGCCATCTTCACTCTGCCAATGTGATGCTGGATGGGGATACCTGCAAGTTACTGGATCTAGAAAATTCCTTGTTGGGACTTCCATCATTTTATCGATCGTACTTCTCACAGTTTCGGAAAATTAAT ACTTTAGAGGGTGTTGATGTTCATTGCTTTGGACACCTACTGTATGAAATGACCTATGGAAGACCTCCAGACACGATTCCAGTGGAGAGCTTTCCCCCTGCTCCATCAGTGTTTGTTG TGTCGGTGTTGGAGTCCATTCTGACTTGTGAAGCTCTGAAGAATGGGATGCCAACTGTCTCACGGCTCTTACAGATGCC ATTATTCAGTGATGTCCTGCTAACAAACTCCGAGAAACCACAGTTTAAG ATTCCTACTAAGCTAAAAGAGGCATTGAAAATCTCCAAGGAGTGCATAGAAAAGCGATTAACAGAAGAACAGAAATTG ATTCACCAGCACAGAAGGCTGACAAGAGCTCAATCTCATCATGgctctgaagaagaaaaaaagaaaaggaagatctTGGCACGAAAA AAGTCAAAGCGCTCTGCCAATGAAAGTGGGGAAGAACACTCAGCCAAATACAGCAACTCAAATAACTCAG GCTCTGGGGCGAGTTCCCCTTTAACATCTCCATCATCCCCCACTCCGCCCTCCACAGCAG GCATCAAGTTTACAGCATCTGATTTACTTCCTATTCCTTTTAACACACTCTTTTAA
- the PXK gene encoding PX domain-containing protein kinase-like protein isoform X5, with protein sequence MAFMEKPPAGKVLLDDTVPLTAQIEASQSLHSHTEYIIRVQRGVSAENSWQIVRRYSDFDLLNNSLQISTLSLPLPPKKLIGNMEREFIAERQKGLQAYLDVITTHHILSNCELVKKFLDPNSYSVNYTEIALQHVSMFFRSEPKWEVVEPLKDIGWRIRKKYFLMKIKNQPKERLVLSWADLGPDKYLSDRDLQYAVKLLSSCSHPYIYKITFATANESSALVIRPFSEKGTLKDLIYKAKPKDPFLKKYCNPKKIQGLELQQIKTYGRQILEVLKFLHEKGFPYGHLHSANVMLDGDTCKLLDLENSLLGLPSFYRSYFSQFRKINTLEGVDVHCFGHLLYEMTYGRPPDTIPVESFPPAPSVFVVSVLESILTCEALKNGMPTVSRLLQMPLFSDVLLTNSEKPQFKIPTKLKEALKISKECIEKRLTEEQKLIHQHRRLTRAQSHHGSEEEKKKRKILARKKSKRSANESGEEHSAKYSNSNNSAGSGASSPLTSPSSPTPPSTAEHASF encoded by the exons GAATACATAATCCGTGTCCAGAGAGGAGTTTCAGCAGAAAACAGTTGGCAG attGTAAGGCGATATAGTGACTTTGACTTATTGAATAACAGCCTGCAG ATCTCAACTCTAAGCCTACCTCTTCCTCCAAAAAAGTTGATTGGAAATATGGAGCGTGAATTCATCGCTGAAAGACAGAAGGGACTCCAGGCCTACCTGGATGTGATTACTACCCATCACATACTGTCTAACTGTGAACTGGTAAAGAAATTCTTGGACCCAAACAGCTATTCTGTAAATTACACTG aaattGCCTTACAGCATGTTTCAATGTTCTTCCGATCAGAGCCAAAGTGGGAAGTAGTTGAACCATTAAAAGATATAG gtTGGCGAATACGTAAGAAGTATTTCTTAATGAAAATTAAGAATCAACCAAAGGAACGGCTAGTGTTAAGCTGG GCTGATCTTGGCCCTGATAAATACTTGTCTGACAGAGACTTACAGTATGCTGTGAAACTTCTTTCTTCCTGTTCT CATCCCTATATTTACAAAATCACTTTTGCCACTGCCAACGAATCTTCAGCGCTGGTTATTAGACCATTCAGTGAAAAAGGGACACTAAAGGACCTTATTTATAAG GCAAAGCCAAAAGACCCATTCCTGAAGAAGTATTGCAATCCTAAAAAAATTCAAGGCCTTGAACTTCAGCAAATAAAAACATATGGAAGGCAAATATtagag gTGTTAAAATTCCTTCATGAGAAAGGATTTCCTTATGGCCATCTTCACTCTGCCAATGTGATGCTGGATGGGGATACCTGCAAGTTACTGGATCTAGAAAATTCCTTGTTGGGACTTCCATCATTTTATCGATCGTACTTCTCACAGTTTCGGAAAATTAAT ACTTTAGAGGGTGTTGATGTTCATTGCTTTGGACACCTACTGTATGAAATGACCTATGGAAGACCTCCAGACACGATTCCAGTGGAGAGCTTTCCCCCTGCTCCATCAGTGTTTGTTG TGTCGGTGTTGGAGTCCATTCTGACTTGTGAAGCTCTGAAGAATGGGATGCCAACTGTCTCACGGCTCTTACAGATGCC ATTATTCAGTGATGTCCTGCTAACAAACTCCGAGAAACCACAGTTTAAG ATTCCTACTAAGCTAAAAGAGGCATTGAAAATCTCCAAGGAGTGCATAGAAAAGCGATTAACAGAAGAACAGAAATTG ATTCACCAGCACAGAAGGCTGACAAGAGCTCAATCTCATCATGgctctgaagaagaaaaaaagaaaaggaagatctTGGCACGAAAA AAGTCAAAGCGCTCTGCCAATGAAAGTGGGGAAGAACACTCAGCCAAATACAGCAACTCAAATAACTCAG CAGGCTCTGGGGCGAGTTCCCCTTTAACATCTCCATCATCCCCCACTCCGCCCTCCACAGCAG AGCATGCATCATTTTGA
- the PDHB gene encoding pyruvate dehydrogenase E1 component subunit beta, mitochondrial: protein MAAAAATLRHLALAARLAPHGRNAGAPLLRLQQRRGLRLSAPAAIQVTVRDALNQALDEELERDERVFLLGEEVAQYDGAYKISRGLWKKYGDKRVIDTPISEMGFAGIAVGAAMAGLRPVCEFMTFNFSMQAIDQVINSAAKTCYMSAGSISVPIVFRGPNGASAGVGAQHSQCFAAWYGHCPGLKVVSPWSSEDAKGLLKASIRDDNPVVMLESELLYGVPFEMSEQAQSKEFVIPIGKAKIERQGTHVTLVAHSRPVGHCLEAAAVLSKEGVECEVINLRTIRPMDVETVEASVVKTNHLVTVEGGWPQFGVGAEICARIMEGPAFNYLDAPAVRVTGADVPMPYAKILEDNSIPQVKDIVFAVKKALNI from the exons ATGGCGGCGGCTGCGGCGACCCTGCGGCACCTGGCGCTGGCCGCCCGCCTCGCCCCGCACGGCCGCAACGCCGGGGCCCCGCTCCTGCGGCTCCAGCAGCGCAGGGGCCTCCGCCTCTCCGCGCCCGCCGCCATACAG GTGACGGTGCGGGACGCGCTGAACCAGGCGCTGGatgaggagctggagcgggacgAGCGCGTCTTCCTGCTGGGCGAGGAGGTGGCACAGTACGATGGAGCCTACAAG ATCTCCAGGGGTCTCTGGAAGAAGTACGGGGACAAAAGGGTGATCGACACCCCGATATCCGAG ATGGGCTTTGCAGGAATCGCTGTCGGTGCTGCTATG GCAGGGTTGAGACCAGTGTGTGAATTCATGACGTTCAACTTCTCCATGCAAGCAATCGATCAGGTGATCAACTCTGCTGCCAAGACCTGTTACATGTCGGCAGGATCCATCTCTGTTCCCATCGTCTTCCGCGGTCCCAACGGCGCCTCGGCCGGCGTAGGCGCCCAGCACTCGCAGTGCTTCGCAGCCTGGTACGGCCACTGCCCCGGCCTCAAAGTCGTCAGTCCCTGGAGCTCCGAAGATGCCAAAGGGCTGCTGAAAGCATCGATCCGGGATGATAATCCAG TTGTGATGCTGGAAAGTGAATTACTCTATGGTGTTCCCTTTGAAATGTCTGAACAGGCGCAGTCAAAGGAGTTTGTTATTCCCATTGGAAAAGCTAAAATAGAAAGGCAAG GAACTCATGTTACATTAGTGGCACACTCAAGACCTGTTGGCCATTGTTTGGAAGCAGCTGCTGTACTTTCCAAAGAAGGTGTAGAGTGTGAG gTTATAAACCTGCGAACCATTCGGCCGATGGACGTCGAAACAGTGGAAGCCAGCGTGGTCAAGACAAACCATCTGGTAACCGTAGAAGGAGGTTGGCCCCAGTTTGGAGTAGGAGCTGAAATCTGTGCCAGGATCATGGAAG GACCTGCCTTTAACTACTTGGATGCTCCAGCTGTGCGTGTCACCGGTGCTGATGTCCCCATGCCTTACGCAAAAATCTTAGAGGATAACAGCATACCTCAAGTGAAGGATATAGTATTTGCAGTGAAAAAAGCTTTGAATATATAA